A window from Chitinophaga filiformis encodes these proteins:
- the nuoI gene encoding NADH-quinone oxidoreductase subunit NuoI: MISHLRTMWLVFRHIFRKKVTVQYPEQKVPMYPRWRGRIVLTKDPDGGERCVGCYLCAAACPVDCIALQATENEEGRRYPEFFRINFSRCIFCGYCEEACPTYAIQLIPDFEMAEYKRQDLVYEKEDLLINSQGKYPGYNFYNVAGLDAGVKEKGKGKDEETPVDIKSLLP; encoded by the coding sequence ATGATTAGTCACCTGCGTACAATGTGGTTGGTCTTCCGGCATATCTTCCGGAAGAAGGTTACCGTACAATATCCGGAACAAAAGGTACCCATGTATCCGCGATGGAGAGGACGTATCGTGCTCACAAAAGATCCGGATGGTGGTGAACGCTGTGTAGGTTGTTATCTGTGTGCTGCGGCATGCCCAGTGGATTGTATCGCGCTGCAGGCTACAGAAAATGAGGAAGGCCGCAGATACCCGGAATTCTTCCGCATCAATTTCTCCCGCTGCATCTTCTGCGGATACTGTGAAGAAGCATGCCCAACCTACGCCATACAACTGATCCCCGATTTTGAGATGGCGGAATACAAGCGTCAGGACCTGGTATACGAAAAGGAAGATCTGCTCATCAACAGCCAGGGAAAATATCCCGGTTACAACTTCTATAACGTAGCTGGCCTTGATGCAGGCGTGAAAGAAAAAGGTAAGGGGAAAGATGAAGAAACCCCGGTAGATATCAAAAGCTTATTACCCTGA
- the nuoJ gene encoding NADH-quinone oxidoreductase subunit J: MSLVFYISSFIAILSTVMVITRYQPIHALLYLVVSFLALAVTFLSLGAPFAAALQVIVYAGAIVVLFIFVVMMLNLGKQTAQQEKEWLQLRAWLGPSILSLVLLAEMAVLLLQDAPTAMPAAVVTPKQVSLSLYGEYIIAVELVGFLLMTGIVGAAHIGKHKKKSLHRFLQTYPNLN; this comes from the coding sequence ATGTCTCTGGTCTTCTATATATCATCATTCATTGCGATCCTGTCCACTGTTATGGTGATCACACGTTATCAGCCCATTCATGCGCTGTTGTACCTGGTAGTATCTTTCCTGGCACTGGCGGTCACCTTCCTTTCACTGGGAGCTCCTTTTGCAGCCGCATTGCAGGTGATCGTTTATGCAGGCGCTATTGTAGTGCTTTTCATCTTCGTGGTGATGATGCTGAACCTTGGTAAGCAGACGGCCCAGCAGGAGAAGGAATGGCTGCAATTGCGCGCATGGCTTGGGCCATCAATACTCTCACTGGTATTGCTGGCCGAAATGGCGGTATTGCTGTTACAGGACGCGCCCACCGCTATGCCTGCCGCTGTTGTTACGCCGAAGCAGGTGTCGTTGTCGCTGTATGGGGAATATATCATTGCCGTAGAACTGGTAGGCTTCCTGCTGATGACGGGAATTGTGGGAGCAGCGCATATTGGTAAACACAAGAAAAAAAGCCTGCACAGGTTCCTTCAAACATATCCAAACCTGAACTGA
- the nuoK gene encoding NADH-quinone oxidoreductase subunit NuoK, which yields MSTVQAHTVLIVAAILFVLGLAGVLTRKNIIFMLLSIEIMLNAAGLAFVAAGSRWQQPDGQVMYLFILAMAAAEVSVALALVLQIQHQHKTLDVEELKELKD from the coding sequence ATGTCAACTGTCCAAGCACATACGGTCTTAATAGTCGCCGCTATCCTGTTCGTACTGGGACTGGCAGGTGTACTCACAAGGAAGAATATCATCTTCATGCTGCTCTCTATTGAGATCATGCTCAATGCCGCCGGACTGGCCTTTGTAGCTGCCGGCTCCAGGTGGCAGCAGCCGGACGGGCAGGTCATGTACCTGTTCATACTGGCCATGGCAGCAGCAGAAGTGTCTGTTGCGCTGGCACTGGTATTACAGATCCAGCACCAGCATAAAACACTCGATGTTGAAGAACTCAAAGAACTAAAAGATTAA
- the nuoG gene encoding NADH-quinone oxidoreductase subunit NuoG has product MPTIYIDNKPFDVKAGKNLLEACLSLGIDLPYFCWHPAMGSVGACRQCAIKVFKDEEDSRGRLVMSCMEGVKDGMRISVNDETAKAFRSQVVAWLMTNHPHDCPVCDEGGCCHLQDMTVMTGHNYRHYHFKKRTYPNQYLGPLINHEMNRCIQCYRCVRFYHDYAGGKDLNVFAAHNHVYFGREKDGVLESPFSGNLVEVCPTGVFTDKTLKEHYTRKWDLTNAPSVCQHCSLGCNTIAGERYGQLRNVVNRYNHEVNGYFLCDKGRFGYEFVNSENRITQPLIRNQPVEATDHNTVLQYMRALVAGHNLIGIGSPRASLESNYALLELVGKENFYQGVPDDLVYVEQKIIDILQSGCIHTPSLKEIEQADAVLVLGEDIWNTAPVMALAVRQSVMKTAATHTTEQLPIPTWHDAAIRELVQEDKGFLANVTMLPSPLDEISSSSMKATPDDMARLGFAIAHILNPALPEVPNAAEELLATAAAISKALQQAKHPVIITGTSCWNNALIRAAFDIAAALDMNEKKAGLAFVMQDCNSMGLAMTRASSFDRALAHVQRTTNVTAIILENDLYRAVPTAKADAFFSKCKHVIVLDTLHNRTTEKAHVLIPAATFAEADGTFVNNEARAQRSSQVFMPANSEIRESFKWLADIKSLVTTASNGHGKHMEDLLHALENRFPQFAGVSRVAPPHDFRIHGARIPRESHRYSGRTAMLANLTVSEPKPLQDDDSSLSYTMEGYRGLPPSPLIPFFWAPGWNSNQSVTKYQEEAGGALKGGDPGIRLFEQTTTPPVFSKDIPDAFTPRAGKWMLLPQYHIFGSGELSVYTKGIASLSPEPYVSLSRHDAEQAQLKNGDAVSVKTDGKTYTLPLSINDSLPDGIMLAPAGLTGMEALSWGAWVNLSTVIV; this is encoded by the coding sequence ATGCCTACAATATATATTGATAACAAACCCTTTGATGTAAAGGCAGGTAAGAACCTGCTGGAAGCCTGTCTGAGCCTGGGAATTGATCTGCCCTACTTCTGCTGGCACCCTGCCATGGGCAGTGTCGGCGCATGCCGTCAATGTGCAATTAAGGTCTTTAAAGATGAAGAAGACTCCCGCGGCCGCCTGGTCATGAGCTGTATGGAAGGTGTAAAAGACGGAATGCGTATTTCTGTAAATGATGAAACAGCCAAAGCTTTCCGCTCGCAGGTAGTGGCATGGCTCATGACCAATCACCCGCACGACTGCCCCGTATGCGATGAAGGCGGCTGCTGCCATCTGCAGGATATGACTGTCATGACAGGACACAACTACCGGCACTACCATTTCAAGAAACGCACCTATCCTAATCAATACCTGGGCCCTCTCATCAATCATGAGATGAACCGCTGTATCCAGTGTTACCGCTGTGTACGTTTTTACCATGATTATGCAGGAGGAAAAGATCTCAATGTATTTGCAGCGCATAACCACGTTTATTTCGGTAGGGAAAAGGACGGTGTACTGGAAAGCCCCTTCAGCGGCAACCTGGTGGAAGTATGTCCTACAGGCGTTTTCACCGACAAAACCTTAAAAGAACATTATACCCGTAAATGGGACCTCACCAATGCGCCCTCCGTTTGCCAGCATTGCAGCCTTGGGTGTAATACGATTGCCGGCGAGCGTTACGGCCAGCTGCGCAATGTCGTAAACCGGTACAACCATGAGGTGAACGGCTATTTCCTGTGCGACAAAGGACGTTTCGGATATGAATTTGTGAACAGTGAAAACCGCATCACACAACCGCTTATCCGTAACCAGCCGGTAGAGGCTACAGATCACAATACCGTACTGCAATATATGCGGGCATTGGTAGCGGGGCATAACCTGATCGGCATTGGTTCTCCAAGGGCTTCCCTTGAAAGCAATTACGCCCTGCTGGAACTGGTAGGCAAAGAAAACTTCTACCAGGGCGTACCGGACGACCTCGTATATGTTGAACAGAAAATAATAGATATCCTGCAATCAGGTTGTATCCACACGCCTTCCCTGAAAGAGATCGAACAGGCAGATGCCGTGCTGGTATTAGGCGAGGATATCTGGAACACTGCCCCTGTCATGGCCTTGGCCGTTCGTCAGTCGGTCATGAAAACAGCGGCCACACATACTACTGAACAACTGCCTATTCCCACATGGCACGACGCGGCCATCAGGGAACTGGTGCAGGAAGATAAAGGCTTCCTCGCCAATGTGACCATGCTACCTTCTCCGCTAGACGAGATATCTTCCTCATCCATGAAGGCCACGCCTGATGATATGGCCAGGCTGGGTTTTGCGATAGCACATATATTGAATCCGGCGCTGCCCGAAGTGCCCAATGCAGCGGAAGAACTGCTTGCCACTGCCGCTGCGATCAGTAAAGCACTGCAGCAGGCAAAACATCCTGTGATCATTACAGGCACCTCCTGCTGGAACAATGCGCTGATCAGGGCCGCATTTGATATTGCAGCTGCACTGGATATGAATGAAAAGAAAGCCGGACTGGCATTTGTCATGCAGGACTGCAACAGCATGGGCCTTGCCATGACGCGTGCCTCCTCTTTCGACAGAGCCCTTGCCCACGTGCAACGTACCACCAACGTTACCGCTATCATCCTGGAAAATGATCTTTACCGTGCTGTTCCGACGGCCAAAGCAGATGCATTTTTCAGTAAGTGTAAACATGTCATCGTTCTCGATACATTACACAATCGCACTACAGAAAAAGCACATGTGCTGATACCGGCGGCTACATTCGCGGAGGCCGATGGCACTTTCGTAAATAACGAAGCCCGTGCACAGCGCAGCAGCCAGGTATTTATGCCTGCCAACAGCGAGATCAGGGAAAGCTTCAAATGGCTTGCCGATATAAAGTCGCTGGTAACTACGGCCTCCAACGGTCACGGAAAGCATATGGAAGATCTGCTGCATGCACTGGAAAACAGGTTCCCGCAATTCGCAGGAGTATCCAGGGTTGCACCACCACACGATTTCCGTATCCATGGCGCCCGTATACCGCGCGAATCACATCGTTACAGCGGTCGTACAGCCATGCTGGCCAACCTGACCGTGAGCGAGCCTAAACCATTGCAGGACGACGACTCATCGCTGTCATATACCATGGAAGGATACAGGGGCTTGCCGCCATCTCCCCTTATTCCTTTCTTCTGGGCGCCGGGATGGAACTCCAATCAGTCGGTAACCAAATACCAGGAAGAAGCGGGCGGTGCGCTGAAAGGTGGAGATCCCGGCATACGTTTGTTTGAGCAAACCACCACGCCACCCGTGTTCTCAAAAGACATTCCCGATGCATTTACGCCCCGTGCAGGTAAATGGATGCTGCTGCCGCAGTACCACATCTTTGGCTCCGGCGAACTAAGTGTTTACACAAAAGGGATCGCTTCTCTTTCACCTGAACCTTATGTCTCATTGTCCAGGCACGATGCAGAACAGGCCCAGCTGAAGAACGGGGATGCTGTCAGCGTGAAGACCGATGGCAAAACATACACACTCCCACTCTCCATAAATGATTCATTGCCCGATGGCATCATGTTGGCGCCGGCGGGGCTGACAGGTATGGAAGCGCTCAGCTGGGGCGCATGGGTAAACCTCTCAACTGTAATCGTATGA
- a CDS encoding NuoM family protein translates to MILIWMICILLAGGILCWLVARSSPLAAKWIALLTVTIDLLVACWLFSVYKAFPDNTSWYINYQANWIPSLGIGFHVAMDGFSHVMLLLTFFLGILAVLCSWKEIKERTGFYFFNLLWTLAGISGVFIAMDMILFYFCWEVMLIPMYFLIILWGDARRRYAGYKFFIFTQVGSLFMLLSILALYFIHGDQTGRYTFDYFSLLQTATDPAAAKWIMLGFLIAFAIKLPVVPFHNWLPDAHGEAPTAGSLVLAGLLLKTGAYGIIRFVLPLFPESSLAIAPVMILFGVAGIIYGALLAFSQTDLKRLIAYTSVSHMGFVLVGIFSFSNIAMQGVVMQILTHGLSTGALFVMAGMLKERLHTRDIDLMGGLWTSMPAMGGIAILFTMASAGLPALGNFIAEFFILLGAFGSHPTLSIIATLGLILSAIYSLRMLQKVFMGQQHFTGPVKDISARELVIMAALSISIVVLGLFPQPVIDTVQHLSTIHPSLHE, encoded by the coding sequence ATGATACTGATATGGATGATATGCATATTGCTGGCAGGAGGTATATTATGCTGGCTGGTGGCGCGGAGCTCGCCCCTGGCGGCTAAATGGATCGCCCTGCTTACCGTCACTATCGATCTGCTGGTCGCCTGCTGGCTCTTCAGCGTCTATAAGGCATTCCCCGATAATACGTCCTGGTATATCAATTACCAGGCAAACTGGATACCATCATTAGGTATCGGCTTCCATGTAGCGATGGACGGATTCAGCCATGTAATGCTGCTCCTTACATTCTTCCTGGGCATCCTGGCAGTACTCTGTTCCTGGAAGGAGATCAAAGAAAGAACAGGCTTCTATTTCTTTAACCTGTTGTGGACACTGGCAGGCATCAGTGGCGTATTCATTGCCATGGACATGATACTGTTCTACTTCTGCTGGGAGGTGATGCTGATACCGATGTATTTCCTGATTATCTTATGGGGCGATGCCCGCCGCCGTTACGCCGGTTACAAGTTCTTCATTTTTACACAGGTAGGCAGTCTTTTCATGCTATTGTCTATACTGGCTTTATATTTCATTCACGGCGACCAGACAGGCAGATATACCTTTGACTATTTCAGCCTGCTGCAAACAGCCACTGATCCTGCAGCGGCAAAATGGATCATGCTGGGCTTCCTCATTGCTTTTGCTATTAAACTACCGGTAGTACCTTTCCATAACTGGCTACCGGATGCGCATGGAGAAGCGCCCACAGCGGGTAGCCTTGTGCTGGCCGGTTTGTTGCTCAAGACAGGGGCCTACGGTATCATTCGTTTTGTGCTGCCGCTTTTCCCGGAAAGTTCGCTGGCCATTGCCCCGGTGATGATACTCTTCGGCGTGGCGGGCATTATCTATGGCGCCTTGCTCGCTTTTTCACAAACCGACCTCAAACGCCTGATCGCATATACTTCTGTGAGCCATATGGGCTTTGTGCTGGTAGGTATCTTTTCCTTCAGTAACATCGCCATGCAGGGCGTTGTGATGCAGATCCTGACACACGGCCTCAGCACCGGCGCCCTCTTCGTAATGGCAGGAATGCTGAAGGAAAGGCTACATACAAGGGATATAGACCTGATGGGCGGCCTCTGGACCTCCATGCCGGCTATGGGCGGCATCGCCATCCTGTTTACCATGGCCTCTGCCGGGCTTCCTGCACTAGGCAATTTCATCGCTGAATTCTTTATCCTGCTGGGAGCATTTGGCAGTCACCCGACACTCAGCATTATCGCCACCCTCGGACTGATCCTTTCAGCGATATATTCCCTGCGCATGCTGCAGAAAGTATTCATGGGACAGCAGCATTTTACCGGGCCTGTAAAAGATATCAGTGCCAGGGAACTGGTGATTATGGCTGCGCTGAGCATCAGCATCGTCGTGCTGGGATTATTCCCACAACCAGTTATCGATACGGTACAACATTTATCTACTATTCATCCGTCACTCCATGAATGA
- the nuoH gene encoding NADH-quinone oxidoreductase subunit NuoH → MTVMQHIWIVLGVLFVFLNIAAGLIWVERRLLALWQDRLGPNRAGPLGLFIVLADTLKLFFKEDWIPPFADKWVFILAPAIVVASVLMGIAIIPFAPGIVVADLNVGLMFFLAMSSLGVYSIVLGGWASNNKYSLLGALRGASQMIAYEVFMGLSLMGVVMLSKSFNLTAIVAAQKDLWFVVTQPVGFVVFFIAGLAETHRLPFDIPEAESELIAGFHSEYSGMKFGMFFIGEYLGISLISAMTVTLFFGGWLGPGFLPPVVWFFLKTFFFIGLFILLRASLPRPRYDQLMGYGWKLLLPLVLLNLLVTGAIALWLRS, encoded by the coding sequence ATGACTGTAATGCAACACATATGGATCGTCTTAGGGGTACTCTTCGTATTCCTGAACATCGCTGCAGGGCTCATCTGGGTGGAACGCAGGCTGCTGGCGCTGTGGCAGGACAGACTGGGCCCCAACCGTGCAGGACCACTGGGCCTGTTTATTGTGCTTGCAGACACCCTGAAGCTCTTCTTTAAAGAAGACTGGATCCCGCCGTTTGCCGATAAGTGGGTATTCATTCTTGCCCCCGCTATTGTTGTAGCCAGTGTACTGATGGGTATTGCTATCATTCCTTTTGCACCCGGCATTGTGGTAGCCGATCTGAATGTTGGCCTCATGTTCTTCCTGGCAATGTCATCCCTGGGTGTTTATAGCATCGTATTGGGAGGATGGGCTTCCAACAACAAGTACTCGCTGCTGGGCGCTTTGCGGGGCGCCTCCCAGATGATAGCCTATGAAGTGTTTATGGGGCTTTCCCTGATGGGAGTAGTGATGCTGAGCAAGTCTTTCAACCTGACAGCTATTGTAGCTGCACAGAAGGACCTTTGGTTTGTGGTTACACAGCCCGTTGGTTTCGTTGTTTTCTTTATTGCGGGCCTTGCAGAAACCCACCGCCTGCCTTTTGATATTCCTGAAGCAGAAAGCGAGCTGATAGCCGGTTTCCACTCTGAATATTCCGGAATGAAATTCGGGATGTTCTTTATTGGTGAATACCTGGGTATATCACTGATCTCTGCAATGACTGTCACGCTGTTCTTTGGCGGATGGCTGGGGCCAGGCTTTCTGCCTCCTGTGGTATGGTTTTTCCTGAAAACATTTTTCTTCATCGGGCTTTTTATACTGCTGCGTGCATCGCTGCCGCGTCCCCGCTACGATCAGCTGATGGGCTATGGATGGAAACTGCTGTTACCGCTGGTATTGCTCAATCTTTTAGTTACCGGTGCAATAGCACTCTGGCTCAGGTCTTAA
- a CDS encoding NADH-quinone oxidoreductase subunit N, translating into MNELQLSALLPFIVLAMASVVVILLIAFRLSHTVIQVVGFLMMCLVVFATWYVRDTLPQEIPPLFIVDGQAAVFTGLIIFSVLVIGLFSFIYFEEREENPKEYYILLFLATLGAAILTISQHFISLFIGLELLSVSLYALIAYLRNRNNAVEAGMKYLVLAALSSAFLLFGMALIYMETGSMIFSGIAEKMASVGSSPLFLMGLGTIIVAIGFKLALVPFHLWAADVYQGSPSPVTAFIATISKIGTFAVLLRFAQSIHLQQYQLAVTIFSVIAIASMITGNILALQQRNLKRLLAYSSIAHFGYLLVAFLPGNNAGTEAAIFYLTAYSITLLSAFGVIILLSSREHEADELHTYDGLIWKRPVMGTILAISLLSLAGIPLTAGFLAKFFILSAGVHQSVWLPLIVLVLSSVIGLYYYLRVINTLFSTTVSAEAVPKPVHPFFHISTYITLVIMAGLICWLGIFPSLTLQGIRTFLMLH; encoded by the coding sequence ATGAATGAGCTACAACTATCAGCCCTGCTGCCTTTCATTGTGCTGGCAATGGCCTCTGTCGTTGTTATATTGCTGATCGCTTTTCGCTTAAGCCATACTGTCATCCAGGTGGTAGGTTTCCTCATGATGTGCCTGGTCGTATTCGCTACCTGGTATGTCAGGGACACACTGCCGCAGGAAATACCGCCGCTCTTCATTGTAGATGGACAGGCGGCAGTATTTACAGGACTGATCATCTTCTCTGTGTTGGTGATCGGCTTGTTCTCGTTCATCTATTTTGAAGAGCGGGAAGAGAACCCCAAAGAATATTATATACTGCTGTTCCTTGCCACGCTGGGCGCCGCCATACTGACCATCAGCCAGCATTTTATTTCGCTGTTCATCGGGCTGGAATTGCTAAGTGTCAGCTTATATGCATTGATTGCCTATCTGCGCAACAGGAACAATGCGGTGGAAGCCGGCATGAAATATCTTGTACTGGCAGCGCTGTCTTCAGCCTTCCTGCTGTTTGGCATGGCGCTCATTTATATGGAAACAGGCAGTATGATATTTTCCGGTATTGCAGAGAAAATGGCATCGGTAGGATCTTCTCCATTATTCCTGATGGGGCTTGGTACTATTATCGTTGCCATCGGCTTTAAACTGGCCCTGGTGCCATTCCATCTGTGGGCGGCCGATGTTTATCAGGGTTCGCCCTCTCCCGTTACTGCGTTCATTGCCACTATTTCCAAGATAGGGACATTTGCCGTGTTACTGCGCTTCGCACAGAGCATCCATCTGCAGCAATATCAGCTGGCAGTCACCATCTTCTCCGTCATTGCCATTGCTTCTATGATAACAGGGAATATACTGGCTTTGCAACAGCGTAACCTGAAACGCCTGCTGGCCTACTCGTCTATTGCACATTTTGGCTATCTGCTCGTAGCATTTCTGCCAGGCAACAATGCCGGTACGGAAGCTGCTATCTTTTACCTGACGGCTTATTCCATTACCTTATTATCAGCCTTTGGGGTCATCATCCTCTTATCTTCCAGGGAGCATGAGGCAGATGAGCTGCATACCTATGACGGGTTGATCTGGAAAAGACCTGTTATGGGTACCATACTGGCCATCTCCTTATTGTCGCTCGCAGGTATTCCCCTAACCGCCGGTTTCCTGGCGAAGTTCTTCATACTATCAGCCGGCGTACATCAGTCTGTCTGGTTACCATTGATCGTACTGGTGCTCAGTAGTGTGATCGGCCTGTATTACTATCTGCGTGTCATTAATACGCTGTTCTCTACTACTGTTTCTGCAGAAGCGGTCCCCAAGCCGGTCCATCCCTTCTTCCATATATCCACTTATATCACCCTCGTGATCATGGCAGGACTGATATGCTGGCTGGGAATATTCCCCAGTCTTACGCTGCAGGGCATACGGACTTTCCTGATGTTACATTGA
- the nuoL gene encoding NADH-quinone oxidoreductase subunit L: MQQYLYLIPTLPLLGFLVLSMAGKYLSRNFIAGIGAGSICISALIAIITSASFLQAHPPTGAYTQLLWHWFIAGHLSADISLRMDALSLVFICVITFIGALIHIYSVAFMREDRDYARFFASMNLFVCAMLTLVMADNLVLMYLGWEGVGLCSYLLIGFWYETPANYRAANKAFVITRIGDTAMIIGLFLLFKELGTLYIPDILAKASQQFSSGSGTVTLIALLLLSGGIGKSAQLPLQTWLPDAMAGPSPVSALIHAATMVTAGVYLIARMHTLFELSPIAMQVTAIIGAVTLFIAGCSAMVQTDIKRVLAYSTISQIGYMFLALGVGAWSAAIFHFFTHAFFKALLFLAAGAVIETLHHEHDIFKMGGLRKKMPVIFYTFTIGAAALAALPLVTAGFFSKDQILWYAWSANGGHPVLWALALLGAFITAFYSTRLILVVFWGDMKTTPGHLPGRAMTLPLVVLAFFSIAVGWIEWPHNIMHVALFSEIVQQALPATTLKSNLPPEIVFQLIAVGVSALGIYTGYVLYYGQSELLLRWKQSEGLMNVRHFLFKGWKFDQLYDILLVKPFLFITRINKSDVSDKLYTAIADANLHLNKLFSVSQNGSLRWYVTGVLIGILFIITLQLLL; this comes from the coding sequence ATGCAACAGTACCTGTATCTGATACCTACCCTGCCCCTTCTGGGTTTCCTGGTGTTGTCAATGGCGGGGAAATACCTGTCCCGCAACTTCATTGCAGGTATCGGGGCCGGCAGTATCTGCATTTCCGCACTCATAGCAATCATCACCAGTGCCAGCTTCCTGCAGGCGCATCCCCCCACAGGCGCTTACACACAGCTATTATGGCATTGGTTCATTGCCGGCCACTTGTCGGCCGATATCAGCCTGCGCATGGACGCATTGTCGCTCGTCTTCATTTGCGTCATCACATTCATAGGAGCCCTTATCCATATTTACTCGGTTGCGTTCATGCGTGAGGACAGGGATTACGCCCGCTTCTTCGCAAGTATGAACCTCTTCGTCTGCGCCATGCTGACATTGGTAATGGCCGATAACCTGGTATTGATGTACCTGGGATGGGAAGGCGTTGGCTTGTGCAGTTACCTGCTCATTGGTTTCTGGTACGAAACACCGGCCAATTACCGGGCCGCCAATAAAGCCTTCGTGATCACCCGTATTGGCGACACGGCCATGATCATCGGGCTCTTTCTGCTTTTTAAAGAACTGGGCACCTTATATATCCCTGATATCCTGGCAAAAGCTTCACAGCAATTCAGCAGTGGTTCCGGCACCGTTACACTGATCGCCTTGTTATTGTTGTCAGGTGGCATTGGCAAATCCGCCCAGCTGCCGTTGCAGACATGGTTGCCCGATGCGATGGCCGGCCCATCTCCTGTGAGTGCATTGATCCATGCGGCCACCATGGTCACAGCCGGTGTTTATCTCATCGCAAGAATGCATACCTTATTTGAGCTCTCTCCCATCGCTATGCAGGTCACCGCCATCATCGGCGCTGTAACGCTGTTTATTGCGGGCTGCAGCGCCATGGTGCAGACGGATATTAAGAGAGTACTTGCCTACTCGACCATCAGCCAGATCGGCTATATGTTCCTGGCCCTGGGTGTAGGCGCCTGGAGCGCTGCGATCTTTCATTTCTTCACACACGCTTTCTTCAAAGCTCTTTTGTTCCTTGCAGCAGGTGCGGTGATTGAAACACTGCATCATGAGCACGACATCTTTAAAATGGGAGGGCTGAGAAAGAAAATGCCTGTGATCTTTTATACGTTCACAATTGGCGCAGCCGCACTGGCAGCGTTGCCATTGGTAACCGCAGGCTTCTTTAGTAAGGACCAGATCCTCTGGTATGCCTGGAGTGCCAACGGCGGCCATCCTGTACTCTGGGCTTTAGCCCTGCTGGGTGCATTCATTACCGCATTCTATTCCACCAGGCTGATACTGGTCGTATTCTGGGGAGATATGAAAACAACACCGGGGCATCTTCCGGGCCGCGCCATGACGCTTCCCCTGGTGGTACTGGCCTTCTTCTCCATAGCAGTGGGCTGGATAGAATGGCCGCACAATATCATGCACGTGGCTCTCTTCTCAGAAATAGTACAACAGGCATTGCCTGCCACAACGCTGAAAAGCAATCTGCCGCCGGAGATCGTCTTCCAGCTGATCGCCGTAGGCGTCTCTGCGCTTGGCATCTACACCGGTTATGTATTGTACTACGGACAAAGCGAACTGCTGCTGCGGTGGAAACAATCTGAGGGACTGATGAACGTACGGCATTTCCTGTTCAAAGGATGGAAATTTGACCAGCTCTATGATATTCTGCTGGTAAAACCTTTCCTCTTCATTACCCGCATTAATAAATCTGATGTATCCGATAAACTATATACTGCCATCGCCGATGCCAACCTGCATCTCAATAAGCTGTTCTCCGTTTCTCAGAATGGCTCCTTAAGATGGTATGTAACCGGTGTGCTGATAGGTATCCTGTTTATCATCACCTTACAATTACTGTTATGA